The window CGGCCTTCGGCCGCCGGGTGATAGGCCTGCAGGAGCTGTCGCTGCATTTTACCGGCGTGGCGCTGGAGCTGTGGCCGGGCAGCGAGTTCACCCCGGTCACGCAGCAGAGCAAGCTGCATATCCGCACCCTGCTGCGCAACGTCAGCGGCCTGAAAGGCGCGCTGATCAAAATCTTCTGCCTGTCGCTGGTGATTGAGGCCATCAACCTGCTGATGCCGGTCGGCACCCAGCTGGTGATGGACCACGTGATACAGGCCGGCGATCACGATCTGCTGGCGCTGATCTGCATCGGGCTGCTGTTCTTCATTCTGTTTCGCACCTGCGTGGCGATGCTGCGCTCCTGGACCAGCATCGTGATGGGCTCGCTTATCGACGTGCAGTGGAAGGCCGGGCTGTTCGACCACCTGATGAAGCTGCCGCTGGCCTATTTCGAAAAGCGCAAGCTGGGGGATATCCAGTCGCGTTTCGGCTCGCTGGACACCATCCGCACCACGTTCACCACCAGCATCGTCAACAGCATCATCGACGGCATCATGTCGATCGGCGTGTTCGTCATGATGCTGCTGTACGGCGGCTGGCTGGTGTGGGTGGTGATGGGCTTCACGGTGATTTACGTGGTGTTGCGCCTTTCCACCTACCGCCACTATCGTCAGGCGTCGGAAGAGCAGCTGGTCAAGGGCGCCAAGGCCGGCTCGCACTTTATGGAAACGCTGTACGGCATCGGCACCCTGAAAGCGCTGGGCCTGGCGGGCACCCGCTCGCAATACTGGCTGAACCTGAATATCGACACCACCAACGCCAACATCCGCCTGACCAAACTGGACATGATGTTCGGCGGCGTCAACTCGCTGATCAGCACCTGCGATCAGATCGTCATTCTGTGGCTGGGCGCCTCGCTGGTGATCGACAACCAGATGACGCTGGGGATGTTCGTGGCGTTCAACGCCTACCGCGGGCAGTTCTCCGACCGCGCCTCCAACCTGATCGACATGGTGCTGCGGCTGCGCATGCTGAGCCTGCACAACGAGAGGGTGGCGGACATCGTGCTGTCGGAGCCGGAGAAACAGATGCCGCCGCGGCAGCTGTATGCGCCCAACGAAGCGGCGGCGTTCGACGTGCGCGACCTGTATTACCAGTACGACAGCCTGTCGAAGCCGGTGATTGCCGGCATCAACCTGCAGATAGCGGCGGGGGAAAGCGTGGCGATCGTCGGCCCGTCGGGGATAGGCAAGACCACGCTGATGAAGCTGATGAGCGGCCTGCTGGAGCCGAGCAGCGGTGCGCTGTTCATCAACGGGCTGAATATCCACGACATCGGCGTCAACAACTACCGGCAGTGCATCGCCTGCGTGCTGCAGGACGACAAGCTGTTCTCGGGCTCGATAGCGGAAAACATCGCCGGTTTCGATGCGACGCCGAACCTGGAGCTGATCGTGGCCTGCACCCGCCACTGCAACATCCACGACGACATCATGCAGATGCCGATGGGCTACGAAACGCTGATTGGCGAGCTGGGCGGGAGCCTGTCGGGCGGGCAGAAACAGCGTTTGCTAATCGCACGGGCGCTGTACCGGCGGCCGAACATTCTGTTTATGGACGAAGCCACCAGCCACCTCGATCTGGCCAACGAAATGCACATCAACAACGCGATAGCGGCGCTGAAGATCACGCGCATCATCATCGCCCACCGGCCTTCCACCATCGCCTCGGCCGACAGGGTCATCGAGCTGCAGCCGGCGGGGGCCGAAAATAAAAAATGAGGCCAAAACCGCTGGCCTCATTTCGTTCATTCGGCTGCGCATGCGCGCAGCGGATGACGATCAACGCATGGTGACGAACTCTTCCGCGGCGGTCGGGTGGATCGCTACGGTGTTGTCGAAGTCCTTCTTGGTGGCGCCCATCTTCACGGCGACGGCGAAGCCCTGCAGGATTTCATCCATGCCGAAGCCGATGCCGTGCAGGCCGACGATTTTCTCTTCCTTGCCCGCGCACACCAGCTTCATGCGGCACGGCTGGCGGTGCTGAGTCACTGCGCTGTACATGGCGGTGAAGGAGGATTTGTACACCTTCACGTTGTCGGCGCCGAATTTCTCGATGGCTTCCGGTTCGGTCAGGCCGATGGTGCCGATCGGCGGGTGGCTGAACACCACGGTGGCGATATTGCTGTAGTCCAGATGTTCGTCCGGCTTGTTGTTGAACAGGCGTTCGGACAGACGACGGCCGGCGGCGACCGCCACCGGGGTCAGTTCGACCGCGCCGGTGTTGTCGCCCACCGCGTAAATGCCTTTGACGCTGGTGTTCTGGAACTTATCGACGTCGATATAGCCTTGCTCGTTGGTTTTCACCCCGGTGACGCTCAGGTTCAGGTTGTCGGTCGCCGGTTCGCGGCCGATGGCCCAGATCAGGCTGTCGACGGTGAATTCCTTGCCGTTTTCCAGCTGCAGCTGCAGGCTGCCGTCGGCGTTCTTCACGATGGCTTTCGGTACCGATTCGGTGTGCAGGCTCGGCCCTTCGGTGTTCATCACTTCCACCAGGGTCTCGACAATCATCGGATCGAAGGTGCGCAGCGGCGCGTGCTTACGCACGAAGAGGTGAGTTTCCGCACCCAGCGCGTTCAGCACCCCGGCGATCTCCACGGCGATATAGCCGGCGCCCACCACGGCGACGCGTTTCGGCATTTCGTCCAGCTCAAAGAAGCCGTCGGAGTCGATGCCGTATTCCGCACCCGGAATGTCCGGATGGCTTGGGCGGCCGCCGGTGGCGATCAGAATATGGTCGGCGGTGATTTTCTCGCCGTTCACTTCCACGGTGTGGGCGTCGACAAAGCGTGCGAAGCCTTTGATCACGTCGACCTTGTTTTTACCCAGCACGTTGTCGTAGGAGGTATGGATGCGGTCGATATACGCGGTGCGGTTGGCGACCAGTTTCTTCCAGTCGAAGGCATTGACGGTGGTGTCGAAACCGTAGTCCGGGCCGTACTGGTGGATGGCTTCGGCGATCTGTGCCGCGTGCCACATGACTTTTTTCGGTACACAACCCACGTTGACGCAGGTGCCGCCCAGTTCCTTGGCTTCAATCAGCGCACATTTCTGGCCGTACATGGCTGCCCGGTTGATCGATGCGATACCGCCGCTGCCGCCGCCAATTGCTAGATAATCGTAATGTTTCGTCATCTGGGATTTCCATGAGTTGTGAGATTCGAAGAGGGTAAGAGTTTAACGCCTGATGTGGGTTTGTCGCAAAGATTGCGTCGATGGCTGCAATAGGCGGGGTAAAGGCGCGGCGTGCCGCGCCCCGGATGGCTTATTCCGGTACGACCCAGTTCACCAGATGGTGGCCGTTGCCGGACGGCACCAGCGTTTTGTGCAGCCACGGCAGCAGGGTATTCATCTGCTGCTCCAGCTTCCACGGCGGGTTAATCACGATCATGCCGGAGGCGGTCATGCCGCGCTGATCGCTGTCGGGTTTCACCGCCAGTTCGATCTGCAGAATGCGGCGGATGCCGGTGGCTTCCAGCTCTTTCAGCATGCGTTTGATCTGCTGACGCATCACCACCGGGTACCACAGCGCATAGGTGCCGGTAGCGAAGCGCTTGTAGCCTTCCTGAATGCCTTTGACCACGTCCTGGTAGTCGGTTTTCATCTCGTACGGCGGGTCCATCAGGATCAGCCCGCGGCGCGAGGCCGGCGGCAGCTGGGATTTCAACTGTTGGTAACCGTCGGCGCGCTGCACCTTGGCGCGCTCGTCCTTTTGAAACTCGCCGCGCAGCAGCGGGAAGTCGCTCGGGTGCAGCTCGGTCAGGTGAATTTTGTCCTGCGGGCGCAGCAGCTGGCGTGCGATCAGCGGCGAACCCGGGTAGTAGCGCAGCGTGCCGGAGCGGTTGAAGTTGTGCACCACGCTCATGTAGGCCGCCAGCTCTTCCGGCAGATCGTCGCGTTGCCACAGCATGCCGATGCCTTCCAGATATTCGCCGGTGCGTTCGGCGTGCTCGCCGCTCAGCTGATAGCGCCCCGCGCCCGAGTGGGTGTCCAGATACAGGAAGGGTTTCTCTTTCTCTTTCAGCGATTCGATGATCAGGCTCTGAACGCTGTGCTTGAGCACGTCGGCGTGGTTGCCGGCGTGAAAACTGTGGCGATAACTTAACATGGCTGGTGGCAGTTCCTTGCGCTCCACGGGCGGAGCTTTCAATAAGGCATATAATCTGCACAGTATAAACTGTCTGGCCGGGAAAAACTGAACTGCGTTACTGCAGACGATAAGGAGACGACATGAGCTGCATCTTTTGCGACATGGTGGCGGGCAAGGTGCCGTGCCATAAAATCTGGGAAGACGACGCCCATCTGGCGTTCCTTTCCATCTACCCCAATACCGACGGCTTCAGCGTGGTGATCCCCAAGGCGCACTACCCGAGCTACGCCTTTGAGCTGCCGGACGCGGCGCTGAGCGCGCTGATGCTGGCGACCAAGCGCGTGGCGCAGCGGCTCGATCGGGCGTTTGACGACGTCGGCCGCTGCGGCATGGTATTTGAAGGCTTCGGCGTCGATCACGTGCATGCCAAACTGATCCCGATGCACGGCACCGCCGCGTTGGAACAGTGGCGGCCGATCGAGTCGACCTCGGCGAAGTTTTTCGACCGCTACGAGGGTTACCTGTCCTCCCACGACGCCGCGCGCGCCGATGACGCGCATCTGGCGGCGCTGGCCGCGCAGATCCGCCAAAGCGCCGTTTAAGGCACTATCTATCAATGCCGGGCATTGATTTTCCCGCTGCTTGGCTCCATGTTAGCTATTCATACGCATTTTAAGGCCCGCCCGCTGCGGCGGGCCCCAACGCTAATCAGGACTGCCTTATGACAAATCCGTTGCTGACTCCGTTTTCCCTGCCGCCGTTTTCGGCGATCCGCCCTGAAGATATCGTGCCTGCGGTGCAATCCGCGCTGGCAGACTGCCGCGCCGCGGTAGAGCGCGTGGTCGCGCAGCCGGGGCCGTTCACCTGGGACAACCTGTGTCAGCCGCTGGCGGAGTCGGACGATCGCCTGTCGCGCATCTGGTCGCCGGTCGGGCACCTGAACTCGGTGAAAAACAGCCCGGAGCTGCGCGCCGCCTACGAGCAGGCGCTGCCGCTGTTGTCCGAATACGGCACCTGGGTCGGCCAGCACGAAGGGCTGTACCAGGCTTACCGCAGCCTGAAAGAGGGCGCGGCGTTCGCCCAACTGAGCGCGCCGCAGCGCAAGTCGGTGGAAAACGCGCTGCGCGACTTTGAGCTGTCGGGCATCGGCCTGTCGGCGGAAAAACAGCAGCGCTACGGCGAAATCGTCGCGCGCCTGTCCGAGCTGGGTTCTACCTACAGCAACAACGTGCTCGACGCCACCATGGGCTGGAGCAAACTGATTACCGACGAAGCCGAGCTGAGCGGCCTGCCGGCCAGCGCGCTGGCGCAGGCGCAGGCGATGGCGCAGGCCAAAGAGCAGGACGGCTGGCTGCTGACGCTGGACATGCCGAGCTACCTGCCGGTGCTGACCTACGCCGACAACCGCGCGCTGCGCGAAGAAATGTACCGCGCCTTCGCCACCCGCGCCTCCGATCAGGGGCCGAACGCCGGCAAATGGGACAACAGCGAAGTGATGGCGGAAACGCTGGCGCTGCGCCACGAGCTGGCCCAGCTGCTGGGCTTCGACACCTACGCCGACAAATCGCTGGCCACCAAAATGGCGGAAAGCCCGGACCAGGTGATCGGCTTCCTGACCGACCTGGCCAAGCGCGCCCGTCCGCAGGCCGAGCAGGAGCTGGCGCAGCTGCGTGCCTTCGCCAAACGGCATCACGGCGTGGACGAACTGGAAGCCTGGGACATCACCTATTACGGTGAAAAACAGAAGCAACACCTGTTCTCGATCAGCGACGAGCAGCTGCGCCCGTACTTCCCGGAACAGCGGGTGGTGGAAGGGCTGTTCGAAGTGGTGAAACGCATTTACGGCATTACCGCCAAAGAGCGCAAGGATGTGGATACCTGGCATCCTGAAGTGCGCTTCTTCGATCTGTTCGACGCCGACGGCGAGCTGCGCGGCAGCTTCTATCTCGACCTGTACGCGCGTGAAAACAAACGCGGCGGCGCCTGGATGGACGACTGCGTCGGCAGCCTGCGCAAGGCCGACGGCACGCTGCAAAAGCCGGTCGCCTACCTGACCTGCAACTTTAACCGCCCGCTGGGCGATCAGCCTGCGCTGTTCACCCACAACGAAGTGACCACGCTGTTCCACGAGTTCGGCCACGGTCTGCACCATATGCTGACCCAGATCGATACCGCCGGGGTCTCCGGCATCAGCGGGGTGCCGTGGGATGCGGTCGAGCTGCCGAGCCAGTTTATGGAAAACTGGTGCTGGGAGCCGGAGGCGCTGGCGTTCATCTCCGGCCATTATCAGAGCGGCGAGCCGCTGCCGAAAGAGATGCTCGACAAGCTGCTGGCGGCCAAGAATTACCAGGCGGCGCTGTTTATTCTGCGTCAGCTGGAATTCGGCCTGTTCGATTTCCGCATGCACTTCGAATACAGCCCGGCAAAGGGCGCGCAGATCCTGCCGACGCTGGCGGAAGTGAAGAAAATGGTGGCGGTGGTGCCTTCGCCGAGCTGGGGCCGCTTCCCGCACGCTTTCAGCCATATCTTCGCCGGCGGCTACGCGGCGGGTTACTACAGCTACCTGTGGGCGGAAGTGCTGTCGGCAGACGCTTACTCGCGCTTCGAGGAAGAGGGTATTTTCAACGCCGAAACCGGCAAATCCTTCCTCGACAACATCCTGTCGCGCGGCGGTTCGGAAGAGCCGATGGTGCTGTTCAAACGCTTCCGTGGCCGCGAGCCGCAGCTGGATGCTATGCTGCGCCATTACGGCATTAAAGGATAACCCGCCACGTGAGTGTGTGTTTATTGTGTGAAGCAGGCGCCGATCCCGGCGCCTTGTCTATTTTGGCGCAGCGCTGGCAGTTGGTCTCGGACGACGACGCGCCGATGGCGCTGGTGCTGACCCCGGAGCGGCTGGAGCTGCGCAAGCGCGACGAACCCAGGCTTGGGGCGATCTACGTCGATTTCGTGGCCGGCACTCTGGCGCACCGGCGTCGCTTCGGCGGCGGCCGCGGCGAAGCGGTGGCCAAGGCGGTCGGCATCAAGGGCAGCTACCTGCCGGACGTGGTGGACGCCACCGCCGGCCTGGGGAGAGACGCTTTTGTGCTGGCGGCGTTGGGCTGCCGGGTGCGGATGCTGGAGCGCAATCCGGTGGTGGCGGCCTTGCTGGACGACGGCCTGCAGCGCGGCTATCGGGATGCGGAAATCGGCCCCTGGCTGCGCGAGCGCCTGACGCTGCTGCACGCCTCCAGCCTGACGGCGCTGGCCGATCTCGACCCGCGGCCGGAGGTGGTGTACCTCGATCCGATGTATCCGCATAAGCAGAAAAGCGCGCTGGTGAAAAAAGAGATGCGGGTGTTTCAGTCGCTGGTGGGCAGCGACGACGACGCCGACGGCCTGCTGGAGCCGGCGCGCCGGCTGGCGACCAAGCGCATCGTGGTGAAGCGGCCGGACTACGCGCCGCCGTTGGCCAAGGTGCCGGCCCATGCCGCCACGCTGACGAAAAGCCACCGTTTCGATATCTATATGCCGCTGTAAACTTTACCAGGCTCGGCGTGCCGGGCCTTCAGCGTTCCTCGCGCAAACTTTTCCCCACGTCGCCGCCCGGGTGCACCGCCAGCAGGGTTTCCTTGCCGTAGCCGCTGCGTTCCATCAGGCAGGCGCAGGCGGCGTCGAAAATCGCCAATACCAGCACGATCGAGGTGGTCGCCAGCATGTTCAGCGGATCTATCTCGTTTTTCACCCCGGTGGCGATGGTCAGCCGTGCCGCCTGCGCGATGGCGGAGGCGGGGTTTTCCGTCACCGCGATCAGCGGCACCCCTTTGGCCTGCAGCGTCGGCAGCAGGCGGGTCAGTTCGTCGGAATTGCCGCCGCGCGAGATAAGGATCAGCAGATCGTCACTGCGCAAAAACCCCAGGTCGCCGTGCGCCGCGTCGGTGGCGTCGAGGTAGGCCGCCGGCCGCTCCACGCAGGCCAGCATATGGGCGATTTTACGCGCCGCAATGCCCGAGGTGCCGACGCCGGTGACGGCGATTTTGCCGCGGCACTCCGCCAGCTGCGTCAGCAGCCGTTGCCAGGTCTGCGCGTCGAGGCGATCGCCGAGCTGCGCCAGTTCGCGGCTGTAGGTTTCCCATCCCTGAACGGCGCGTTGCCATTCCTGCTGCATCAGGCGTCCTCCTGCATCAGTTGGCGGTATTTCATATGGTCGTTGTACAGCTCATGGAATACCCGGTATTTGCGGTCGTAGTAGCTTTTGATCTTGTTGGTCTGCGGCGTGACCGTCTTGCCGATGCGGCTCATGGCGCTCATCGCTTCCGGCAGGGTGTCGAATACGCCGGCCGCCACGGTGCCCATCATGGCGCCGCCCAGCAGCATCGCTTCGCTTTCCTCCGGCAGCAACATGGCGCAGCCGGTGGCGTTGGCGTGCTCCTGCACGAAGATCGGGTTCTTGGTGCCGCCGCCGCTGGCCATGATGGTGTCGATGCTGTAGCCGCTGTGGTTCATGGTCTCGATGATGTGGCGGGTGCCGAGCGCGATGGCCTGAATGGTGGCCAGGTAGTGCAGCGCCATGTCTTCCGGGGTGCGCGACAGCTTCAGCCCGGTCAGGGTGCCGGTCAGCGTCGGGTTGGCGCGCGGCGAGCGGTTGCCGTGGAAGTAGGGCAGCATGTGGATGTCCTGGGTGAGGAAGGCGATGTCCTCCGGCTCGCCGGCCATGCGGCGCAGAATGGCGTTCAGCGCCTCATAGATGGTCTGCCCCTGGGTTTTCGCCTGCGCCAGCAGATCCTGGTAGCAGGGGTGCGACTGGATCACGTGGTCGATCAGCGCGCCGGTGGCCGACTGGCCGCCTTCGTTGAGCCAGTATTCCGGCAAAATAGCCGAGTAGTAAGGCCCCCAGACGCCGCCGATAAAGCGCGCGGTGCGCGACATCGCCATATGGCCGGTGGAGGTGCCGCCGATCAGCGCCACGCGGCGGTTGAAATCGGCCACCTCGCCGGAAACGCCGGTGGCCCCCAGGGTGCCGAGGGTGCCGGCGTGGGCGTCGATAATCGACACGCTGACCGCGGTGCCGGCAATCAGCCCCATCTCGCCGGCGGCGCGCTGGGTCAGGCCGTGGCCCAATGGCTCGCCCATCATCTTAACGTCGCTGCCGATCTTGGCGGCGTCGTGCTCCAGCAGGTCTTCCAGACCGATCTGCCGGAAGTAGCTTTTGTCCCAGCGCTGCTCGTGGCCGAGGTAGGTCCACTTGCACACCGTCGAACACAGCGAACGGGTGGCGTCCTGGGTGGCGCGCCAGGTGAGGAAATCCGGCAGATCGAACAGATAGCCGGCGTTGGCCCAGGTGGTGGGCATGTGTTGCTTCAGCCACAGCAGCTTCGGCGTTTGCATTTCCGGCGAAATGATGCCGCCGACGAAGTCCAGCACCCGGTGTTTGGTGGCGTTGATGCGTTCGGCCTGCACTATCGCCCGGTGATCCATCCACACGATGATGTTCTGCTCGGTGCGGCCGGACGGGCTGACGGTCAGCGGCTTGCCCTCTTTGTCGAGCACCACCAGCGA is drawn from Serratia entomophila and contains these coding sequences:
- the prlC gene encoding oligopeptidase A; the encoded protein is MTNPLLTPFSLPPFSAIRPEDIVPAVQSALADCRAAVERVVAQPGPFTWDNLCQPLAESDDRLSRIWSPVGHLNSVKNSPELRAAYEQALPLLSEYGTWVGQHEGLYQAYRSLKEGAAFAQLSAPQRKSVENALRDFELSGIGLSAEKQQRYGEIVARLSELGSTYSNNVLDATMGWSKLITDEAELSGLPASALAQAQAMAQAKEQDGWLLTLDMPSYLPVLTYADNRALREEMYRAFATRASDQGPNAGKWDNSEVMAETLALRHELAQLLGFDTYADKSLATKMAESPDQVIGFLTDLAKRARPQAEQELAQLRAFAKRHHGVDELEAWDITYYGEKQKQHLFSISDEQLRPYFPEQRVVEGLFEVVKRIYGITAKERKDVDTWHPEVRFFDLFDADGELRGSFYLDLYARENKRGGAWMDDCVGSLRKADGTLQKPVAYLTCNFNRPLGDQPALFTHNEVTTLFHEFGHGLHHMLTQIDTAGVSGISGVPWDAVELPSQFMENWCWEPEALAFISGHYQSGEPLPKEMLDKLLAAKNYQAALFILRQLEFGLFDFRMHFEYSPAKGAQILPTLAEVKKMVAVVPSPSWGRFPHAFSHIFAGGYAAGYYSYLWAEVLSADAYSRFEEEGIFNAETGKSFLDNILSRGGSEEPMVLFKRFRGREPQLDAMLRHYGIKG
- a CDS encoding 23S rRNA (adenine(2030)-N(6))-methyltransferase RlmJ, whose translation is MLSYRHSFHAGNHADVLKHSVQSLIIESLKEKEKPFLYLDTHSGAGRYQLSGEHAERTGEYLEGIGMLWQRDDLPEELAAYMSVVHNFNRSGTLRYYPGSPLIARQLLRPQDKIHLTELHPSDFPLLRGEFQKDERAKVQRADGYQQLKSQLPPASRRGLILMDPPYEMKTDYQDVVKGIQEGYKRFATGTYALWYPVVMRQQIKRMLKELEATGIRRILQIELAVKPDSDQRGMTASGMIVINPPWKLEQQMNTLLPWLHKTLVPSGNGHHLVNWVVPE
- the rsmJ gene encoding 16S rRNA (guanine(1516)-N(2))-methyltransferase RsmJ — protein: MSVCLLCEAGADPGALSILAQRWQLVSDDDAPMALVLTPERLELRKRDEPRLGAIYVDFVAGTLAHRRRFGGGRGEAVAKAVGIKGSYLPDVVDATAGLGRDAFVLAALGCRVRMLERNPVVAALLDDGLQRGYRDAEIGPWLRERLTLLHASSLTALADLDPRPEVVYLDPMYPHKQKSALVKKEMRVFQSLVGSDDDADGLLEPARRLATKRIVVKRPDYAPPLAKVPAHAATLTKSHRFDIYMPL
- a CDS encoding KpsF/GutQ family sugar-phosphate isomerase, coding for MQQEWQRAVQGWETYSRELAQLGDRLDAQTWQRLLTQLAECRGKIAVTGVGTSGIAARKIAHMLACVERPAAYLDATDAAHGDLGFLRSDDLLILISRGGNSDELTRLLPTLQAKGVPLIAVTENPASAIAQAARLTIATGVKNEIDPLNMLATTSIVLVLAIFDAACACLMERSGYGKETLLAVHPGGDVGKSLREER
- a CDS encoding peptidase domain-containing ABC transporter, encoding MNKTPFETITSKLNLALRKKVPQILQTEAAECGLASLAMVCGYYGMNVDLFNLRQKFGISSRGATLASLIDIAASLALKTRALSLSIDEIKELKTPCILHWDMNHFVVLVGVRGGRIVIHDPAFGRRVIGLQELSLHFTGVALELWPGSEFTPVTQQSKLHIRTLLRNVSGLKGALIKIFCLSLVIEAINLLMPVGTQLVMDHVIQAGDHDLLALICIGLLFFILFRTCVAMLRSWTSIVMGSLIDVQWKAGLFDHLMKLPLAYFEKRKLGDIQSRFGSLDTIRTTFTTSIVNSIIDGIMSIGVFVMMLLYGGWLVWVVMGFTVIYVVLRLSTYRHYRQASEEQLVKGAKAGSHFMETLYGIGTLKALGLAGTRSQYWLNLNIDTTNANIRLTKLDMMFGGVNSLISTCDQIVILWLGASLVIDNQMTLGMFVAFNAYRGQFSDRASNLIDMVLRLRMLSLHNERVADIVLSEPEKQMPPRQLYAPNEAAAFDVRDLYYQYDSLSKPVIAGINLQIAAGESVAIVGPSGIGKTTLMKLMSGLLEPSSGALFINGLNIHDIGVNNYRQCIACVLQDDKLFSGSIAENIAGFDATPNLELIVACTRHCNIHDDIMQMPMGYETLIGELGGSLSGGQKQRLLIARALYRRPNILFMDEATSHLDLANEMHINNAIAALKITRIIIAHRPSTIASADRVIELQPAGAENKK
- the gorA gene encoding glutathione-disulfide reductase; amino-acid sequence: MTKHYDYLAIGGGSGGIASINRAAMYGQKCALIEAKELGGTCVNVGCVPKKVMWHAAQIAEAIHQYGPDYGFDTTVNAFDWKKLVANRTAYIDRIHTSYDNVLGKNKVDVIKGFARFVDAHTVEVNGEKITADHILIATGGRPSHPDIPGAEYGIDSDGFFELDEMPKRVAVVGAGYIAVEIAGVLNALGAETHLFVRKHAPLRTFDPMIVETLVEVMNTEGPSLHTESVPKAIVKNADGSLQLQLENGKEFTVDSLIWAIGREPATDNLNLSVTGVKTNEQGYIDVDKFQNTSVKGIYAVGDNTGAVELTPVAVAAGRRLSERLFNNKPDEHLDYSNIATVVFSHPPIGTIGLTEPEAIEKFGADNVKVYKSSFTAMYSAVTQHRQPCRMKLVCAGKEEKIVGLHGIGFGMDEILQGFAVAVKMGATKKDFDNTVAIHPTAAEEFVTMR
- a CDS encoding HIT family protein, coding for MSCIFCDMVAGKVPCHKIWEDDAHLAFLSIYPNTDGFSVVIPKAHYPSYAFELPDAALSALMLATKRVAQRLDRAFDDVGRCGMVFEGFGVDHVHAKLIPMHGTAALEQWRPIESTSAKFFDRYEGYLSSHDAARADDAHLAALAAQIRQSAV
- a CDS encoding FGGY-family carbohydrate kinase, with translation MASYFIGVDVGTGSARAGVFDLNGRMVGQASRAIELYRPQADFVEQSSDNIWQAVCNAVRDAVNQADINPIQVKGLGFDATCSLVVLDKEGKPLTVSPSGRTEQNIIVWMDHRAIVQAERINATKHRVLDFVGGIISPEMQTPKLLWLKQHMPTTWANAGYLFDLPDFLTWRATQDATRSLCSTVCKWTYLGHEQRWDKSYFRQIGLEDLLEHDAAKIGSDVKMMGEPLGHGLTQRAAGEMGLIAGTAVSVSIIDAHAGTLGTLGATGVSGEVADFNRRVALIGGTSTGHMAMSRTARFIGGVWGPYYSAILPEYWLNEGGQSATGALIDHVIQSHPCYQDLLAQAKTQGQTIYEALNAILRRMAGEPEDIAFLTQDIHMLPYFHGNRSPRANPTLTGTLTGLKLSRTPEDMALHYLATIQAIALGTRHIIETMNHSGYSIDTIMASGGGTKNPIFVQEHANATGCAMLLPEESEAMLLGGAMMGTVAAGVFDTLPEAMSAMSRIGKTVTPQTNKIKSYYDRKYRVFHELYNDHMKYRQLMQEDA